The Chitinophaga pinensis DSM 2588 region GAGCGTGTGACGAAAAACCTGATGGAGCAGAATAAGGCCGGACAGCGTTTACAACAGCTGGAAAAGGATATTCAGGACCTGGAAAAGAGAAAGGCAGAAGCAGAAGACAGCCTAAAGGAATTCGCGTCCTGGTGCGATACCCTGCATGTGAAAGAGGAAGAGGTAAACGACGATGCAACTTATCAGCGTATACTGAAAGAAGCGAATCGCGCAGCCCTGAAACTGGAAACAGAACAGCGTCTGAATGAAGAAGACGAGTACAGTGCTAAACGTGTAAAAGAACGTGCAGAGAGTGAAAAAGAGAGCCTGGAAAAAGAAATAGAATTACTGCATCAGTCCCGGAATAACATCCCGTCTCACCTGGTAGATCTGCGTAAAGAGATCTGTAGCAGTCTGAGAATTGATGTAAGTGAAATTCTTTTCGCCGGTGAACTGATACAGGTGAAATCAGAAGAAATCGAATGGCAACCCGCACTGGAAAAATTGTTACACTCTTTCTCCCTGCGTTTGCTGGTACCAGAGAAGCACTATAAAAAGGTAACTTCCTTTGTCAATAACAATAACCTGCGTACCCGCCTGATTTATTATCAAATCAAGGAGTCGGCATTGACACTGTATCCGGAAGATGATACGGTATATCATAAACTTGACTTCCATCCTGATCATAAGCTCAGTCCGTGGGTACAGCAGCAGATCATTCAGAATTTCAGCTATGTGTGTGTGAACAGTGAGCGGGAATTGCAAAGGAATGACATGGCCATCACGGTAGAAGGTTTGATCAAGAACCGTGACAGGCATGAAAAGGACGACCGTGCACACAGTAACGATGCTTCCCGTTATGTGATGGGTTGGAACAATGAGCGGAAAAAAGATGCCCTCATTTCCAAAAGAAGCAAGCTGAATGAAGCGATTATTTCTTCCAATGAAATATTGCAGACCTGTAAGTCCAGATCCGCCCGTTTGCAGAAGCAATTCTATGCAGCAGGACGTTTGAAGGAACATAAAGGGTTTGATGAAATAAATATCGGTAAGCTACAGAAGGCCATTCGCAAAGCGCAGGACCAGATCGGATCACTGACAGATGAAAACCAGGAATTAGACGGCCTGAAACAGCAATTGCTGGATATCGAACGTCAGAAGGAAGACAACCAGGAACTGCAGGCGATGCTGATCAGAAATGAAGCGCTGGAACAGCGTAACATTGAAGAGATGGAAGAAGAGCAACAGGCAATGCAACACCTGTTACAGCACGTTACAGAAGGCGATAAGGATGAACTGCTGAACTTCCAGCAGCAGAACAGTCACCTGCTTGGTAACGTCACACTGGAGAACGTAGCTGCGATCTATAAATCCCTGCGTGAGAATAAAGAACAGGACCTGCGACTGGCAGAAGACGCCCGTCATAAGGAAGAAGTGATGCTGAACAGAAGTATCAACCGTCTGAAAAATCCGCAGGCAGAGATACTACAACGTTTCCCTGACTGGATTTCAGATGTACATGCTTTATCTGATGATGCAGTACATGCTACAGAGTATATCGAATGGCTGGATAAACTGACGAATGATAACCTGCCAGGCTATAAGAAGGATTTCGAAAGCTATATCAACGTTACCATTACTTATAAGATCGGTGGATTGAATGAAGAGATGGAGAAATGGGAGCGTGATATCAGCAATACGATCCAGAAACTGAATGATTCCCTGGCTGGTATCAACTTCAACCGCCTGCCGGATACTTATATACAGCTGGTAAAACGTCCGGTGGCTTCCGGTAGTGAGGCACGTGAATTCAAGAGCCGTTTGCTGGATGCTTTGCCACAGTCGGCCAACTGGCAACAGAGTACTTTTGAAGAAAAGGCACAGCATTTCCGTGAGAGAGTACAACCACTGATTGCCGCGCTGGACGAAAGTGAAGCATACCGCGCACGTGTACTGGATGCCCGTAACTGGTTTGAATTCTGGGCAGATGAACGTTTCCGTGAAACGAATGAGTCCAAGAAAATCTATCGTCAGATGGGACAATTATCCGGTGGTGAGAAAGCGCAGCTGACCTATACGATCCTGTGTAGTGCGATTGCTTACCAGTTTGGTATTACCAGAGAAGGTAAAAATGCAAGAAGTCTGCGATTCATTGCGGTGGACGAAAGCTTCAGTAACCAGGATGAAGAGAAAGCGACTTATCTGATGGAACTCTGTAAGCAGCTGCACCTGCAATTGCTGGTGGTAACGCCAAGTGATAAGATCCAGATCGTACAGAACTTCATTGCGCACGTACACCTGGTGCAACGTGTGAACGGGCGTCAGAGTATACTGTATAATATGACGGTAAAAGAATTGCAGCATAAGATGGCGGACTCGGAAGTCTCCGTTTAAACTGTCAATGATATTGTAATAAAAGAAAGCGCTTCAGCCCGTTAGCTGAAGCGCTTTTGTATTAGTATGTGTGGGCTGACTAATAGCTCATTTCTACGATCTTCTCAACATCTGAAGGTGTCAGGTCTTTTCTTTCCCCGATACCATTCCAGCCTCTCTCAATGAATTTCTGAGAGATCGTCTGTGCGGTACCTTTGAAATCGCCTGTATATTCAGACAGTCTGGTGTTAATATCCAGGGAATGGAAGAAGTCTTCTGTTGCTTTGATGCCGGCTTCCGCTTTTTCATCTGTTGTACCGCTGGTGATATTCCATACACGTTCCGCATATTGCGCCAGCTTTTCCTTTTTACCATTGAAATTATAGCGGTAATGGGAGGGTGCAATAATGGCCAGTGTGCGTGCATGATCGATGCCAAACAGCGCTGTTAATTCGTGTCCCATCGCATGTACGGCCCAATCCGTAGGAACCCCTTTCTGAATCAATCCATTCAGCGCCATGGTACAGCTCCACATGAAGTTGGCCGCTGCTTCATAGTCAGATGGATCTTTGACAACCTTCGGCGCCACTTCTACCAGCGTTTGCATGATACTTTCGGCAATTCTATCCTGTAGTAATGCACCGATAGGATAGGTCATGTATTGTTCCATTACATGTGTGAAAGCATCCGTGATACCATTGGCGATCTGGCGTTTAGGTACAGAGGCAACGACCTGTGGATCGAGTACGGAGAACTGCGGGAATAGTCCGGGTCCACCCATTGAGAACTTCTCCTGTGTTTCATGTCGGCTGATGACAGCGCCTGAATTCATTTCTGATGCGGTAGCTGGCAGTGTCAGCACGGTACCAAAAGGCAGGCCTTTTTTGGTCACGATTCTTTGAGAAAGGATATCCCATGGATTATCCCCTTCATATAATGCGGCAGAAGAGAGGAATTTTACGCCGTCAATAACGGAACCTCCGCCTACTGCCAGCATAAAGTTGATCTTTTCATCTTTGATAACCTTCAGCGCGTTCAGTAACACCTCATATTCCGGATTGGCGGGAATGCCACCGAATTCCAGGACATCGAACCCCTGTAAAGCCGATTTTACCTGATCATAAATACCATTCTGTTTGATACTGCCACCACCATAAAGCATCAATAACTTTGCTCCGGCAGGAATTTCTTTTGCAAGGTTGGCAATCTGTCCTTTGCCAAACAAGATTTTTGTCGGGTTCCTGAATTCAAAATTTAGCATGTGGGTCTGTTTGTTAAAGTAAGTGTACTGCTCTTTTCTCTACGCAGCAAATGTAACGAGCGGCGTACTATGATTAACATGCTATTACAGTAAATAGTTTGATGTCCATTGTTAAAAAATGATGATCAGATATGCCTTTGATATGGGAGAATAGAACCGGATTTATCTGTTGACTGAGTCAATTATTGATAAGGGTAGGCTAATAAGTGTTCTGTTAAATGATTAGATATCAATATGATAAAATATTGACTTAATCAATTATATGGTATTGGCTTATTGCCTCCTGCATTTACAGCATTTTAGCAAAACTTTAAGGCAAACAGTCCTATCTTGTGTATGAAACAAGGAAACAACAGTCATGATCAGAGCAATTAAGTTATACACCGGAGAAGACGGCCATTCACATTTTACGATTGGTTCTGTAACACACAGAGATGTGAAAGAAGCAGATTCCATTATGTTCAATGAAACGGCTCCCCGTTCTACCTATGACTGGCATCCTGCACCCACTACGCAATATGTCATTACTTTATCCGGCACACTGTTGTTTGAAACCTATCACGGAGAACAGTTTACACTGAGACCGGGAGATGTGCTGATTGCCATGGATACACACGGTACAGGTCATAAATGGGAACTGATAGATGATCAGCCCTGGAGACGTGTGTATGTCACTTTCAAAGAGGGGGCCGATATCAACTTCGTTCCTGACGCGCAATAATTAACGGCGGCTGAACAGGCGACGTAAGCGGGCCCGCAGACTTTTATCAGCATGATAAGGTTCACCATTTTTATCGATCATCATCAAGCCGGTGGTCGCTAACTCCTGTGTAACTACTACCAGTTCTTTTGAAAGCGACTTTTCATCCAGCTGTACAATGAGTTGCTGCGTTTCTGTTCCCACAGCCTGTATGACGAGCGTAACTTCTCCGGAGAATAGTGTTTTAGGCAGTTGTATCCGGAAGAGTCCATGTAAATCTGAGAGGGCGCCTATCTGAGTATCTTTCACACGTATTGTAGCATACATCAGTGTATCTTTTCTGCTGCCATCTTTTATGAATGTTCTGCCTTTGATAATATATGAAGAATCATCATTGTCTGCCGCTACTGGTTTTGTATACTCATCAGGCGTAAAAGTAAGTGGTAATTGCATCGTTAGATGCTTGTCTTTATCAGCGGCTTTCGACTGCTGACTAAACAACGCTAATAAGCCCGTAAAGCCAGCAAAAATAGCGGCAGGTACAAATCTTCGCCGCGTCTGTGATAATGCCTGTATGGGGATGTTTAGCTGATCCGGCAGGAATCTTCCACAATGGCTGCCCGGATGCTTTTTTATGAAGTCGATTATTTGCTGATCATTCATCACTGTAAAATCAGTCACCGCTTTCTGACAACTACTACAGAAACGTCCTTTTTCTACTGGCGTCATCTCCTGCCATGATTCATGACAGGGAGTGGGAATGGATATTGTAATGCCTTTTTTCATAAGTGGGGCTTTTAAGTATTATGTCTCACGTGGATGTTATCTGGTTACAGGAAATCAAAAAGTGATAAAGGCGAAACTGGTTTCCAGGGATCGGGTTGCAGGATGATCAATACACCTGCCACTCCACAGACCAGTCCTCCGGCACGAGTAGCTGCTGGCTGAAAGGGGGGAATAGATATAAGACTATCTTGTATCACCGGCGCCGATATAAAATGTTTGTTGAGCGTAATAGCCTGAAGATCGGCTTTGAGCCAGGAGGTCGCTGTTATTTGCGAGTGCCTGTTTTTTGCATTGATAGTTGTATTTTCCTTTCTTATTGTTTTTCGCTGCTGTGCACTGGTATAAGATGCCATGAAAGTAAATACAGTAATGAGCAGCATAGTAGTATATGCTGTTTTTGGGATGGCTGAGAGTGCAGCTGATCGCATCAGAAATAGGTTTACTTAAAGTTACTACTAATGGAACAAAGAACCTATCTTATATTTAAATCTTTGCCATACAGTAGACGGTCTCCAGGAATGAACTCCGCCCAATACTACCCCTTCGCCATCAAATTGCTCCGGTACTAAGGTAACGACGATATTTTGTTGCAGTTCAGCTGATGATATCGGCAAAACCTGTGTTTGGTAACCAATGAAAGAAATTACCAGCAGCAGGTCTTCTTTCTTTATGTCAGCGGGTAGATGAAGCATGAATGCTCCAGTCTCATTTGTAATGGTCCTTATCTTTCCACCTTTCAGGACAATATCTACACCTGGTAATGGTATACGGGCTGCTGTAGTATCAACTACCTGACCTGAAATAACAATTGTTGTATCACCCTTGGCAATGATATCTTCCTTTTCATTCAGCTGGACTGTTGCTATAGCTGCCGCTTTTGCGCTCACCGCTGGTGTTGTTAATGTCAGCGCTGATACCATCGCCGCAATTTTCATCCACGGTGTATTTTTTTTAGTGGTATAGATTTCCCTGTCAAGTTGTGAAACATGAAGTCGTCCGCAGAGCTGCCCTTTTGAACGGTTCACCAGTCTGGCTATTTCATGATCACTCATATTTGTAAAGTCAATTACTGTTTTCTGACAGTGTTGACAGAATCTTCCTTTTTCATTAGGGGGCATATCCTGCCAGGATTCATGACAGGCTTGTGGAATGGATAATGTAACCGGATTTGTCTTCCTCATAATAGATAGTTTAAGAGAATGATTAACTCAGCATCATTTTTACTTTGTCGGCTAAGTGCTGCCAGATAGATTTTTCCTGCACAATAGCATATTCTCCCAATACCATTGTCCTTGTATCTAACCGGATACGTAGATTCTTATGTGGGCGTGTAACCTTTACTTCTTTTGTCTCAAAGCCAACATATGTAATGACCAGTGTGAGATATGTTGCTCCCGGTTCCGGCAGGCGCAGGTGAAAATGCCCGTCAGCATCGGTACGCGTTCCTGTCCTTGTCCCTTTTATTATTACAGTTGCACCTGGCAATACTTCATTTTCGTCATCCAGAATAGTACCATTGATCTCACTGATCAGCTGTACCGGTTTTTCTTTTTTGCGACTTGTATCTGCTAAAGGTTTTGTGCCTTGTTCTGTCAATGGACGAAGGGAAGCTTTCGCTTCCGGCAGGAACAGATATAGTGCAGATAGCATGGCGGCAATAGAAATAACAGGCTTCCTGTTGCTTGCAGGAGCACCTATACCCCTGTTTAATTGTTCCGGCAGGAATTTTCCGCAGGTCTTTCCGGATGTATTTGACAAGTATCCAGCTATTTCCTGGTCGCTCATTGCAGAGAAATCAACAACAACTTCCTGACAATGTTGACAGAACCTTCCTTTTTCGTCAGGCGTCATCTGGTTCCAGTTCTCAGAACAGGGTTTGGGTATATGCAGTGTAAAAGGGGCTGTATGTTTCATAAGTTTAGGATGCTGAAAAATACCGAAATCCATAAATAAGCGTAAAAAAAACCGGGTCTCCCCGGTTCCTGCATATTATTGTGTTACGTTATGTAAAAAGCGCTCTATCGCATAGGTGGATAGTTGTCCGCCGGGACCTTTCAGGTTATAGTCAAAACCATGTGTGGCCCAGGGCAGTGAAAGGAAGAAATGTTTAATACCGTTATCTGTGAGTTTCTTATTCAGCCGGGTACTGTGCTCGTAAGCCACCAGGGGATCTCTTGCACCATGGATGATGAGGGTAGGGACGGCATGTTTATCTGCGAATTCGATCGGCGAACTGGCAGCATAATTACCCGGTACAGCGCCGTAAGTACCGCCAAGGTAGTTTTCCAGCACTTTACGGGAGTCCATCACCAGGGGATTCGCAGGGAGGGAATAGCCCCATACCATATCTGCCGGACCATAAAAGTCAACCACAGCTTTCAGACCTGGCACCTGTTGCCGGTAAGCTGCCAATAGGGCTATCTGCGCTCCTGCGGAACGGCCTAACAATACGAAGTTGTCGGTATCTATCTGAAGTTCGGAGGCATGTGCACGCAGATAGTCCATGGCCGCATATACGTCTTCAACAGGGGCAGGGCAGAGGAAAGCCGGGGCCAGTCTGTAATTGATAGAAACGACGTGGTAGCCGGCATGTGCCAGGTAGCTGTTCAGCTCCGGTAGCTGCTTACTGTCTCCGCTACTCCAGGAGCCCCCATGTACAACGATGACACAGGGCCGGAGGCCGGATTGCTGTGCGGGATAGAAGTCCATAAAGGAGGAGGCCAGATTGTCTGTACGGTAGGCATATGTCTTTGCTGCGACCTTGGGCTGCGGATAGTCGGTCAGCATGGTAATAAAGCTGAAGGGAGTTGTTCTGCCGCCTTCTTCATCATGTTCATCCAGGGCTTTGTCCATGGCGGCGGGAAGATCCCTGGCAATGAAATACGCCCTTATAACCGGCGATATGTATAGCAGTAAAGCGGTGAGTCCGATCAGTGTACCTGCCAGCTGAAATCTGCCGGGATATAGTCCGGTCACCAGCAAAACGAAGGTAATCGTGATAAAGACCCAGGCGAATTCAGCTACGCCGATGGCCAGCATCCAAAGGTGATAGGTAGGCGCTCTGAAAACAGACAGCAAAGAAACCAGGAAGGCGATGATGATGAGAACTAAACGGACCATATTTACTTTTTGTGGAACATGTAATGTTCCTGCGGCATAAAGATATGAATGGAACCTGATATGATGATAAGCCATCCATCCCAAACTGCTTTGACATCTAAGGCAATAACAGTAATTTGAGTCTATCGACAAAAACGTGTTGTATATGGCAGAAAGAAAAACCAATTCATCTAACTATCAGAACCAGTCTTACCTGGAGAACAAATGTCCGCTGAACGAGCTGCTGTTTACCATGAGCAGACGCTGGACTACAGACGTCCTTTTTTGCATAGAGGAAGGTAATAACCGTTTTTCAGGTATCCGGGAAGAGCTGGCTTATATTACGGATCATATTCTGTCTGACAGACTGAAAACATTGGAAAAAACAGGACTGATCACCCGTCACCAGTTTCCAGGTATGCCGCCTAAGGTAACTTATGCGTTAACGGAGCATGGCGTGGAGTTATGTAACCTGCTATCCAAGTTGTGCGACTTCTCCAGCCTGATATACGAAGAGAAAGAGGAGAAAGAAGAGAAAGCTGTCACCGCTTGAAAACAGTATTCCACGTTATGAAGAATTATGGGTTTTAAGTAAGTTTTGTATCTTGGCTTACTAAATTCCCAACATGAGAAAAGTTAGCCTGTATCTGTGTCTCCTGCTGATCGCCGTTCTGCGTGTCAGTGCACAATCAAATGACAAACAACTGCAACGTCTTGCCGGCGTTGATAAGATCGTAGAGAAAATGTTGCATGACTGGCATGCTGCTGGTGTAGCTGTCGCTGTCGTAGAGAAAGATAAGGTGATTTATGCCAAAGGATTTGGCTATAGGGATTATGAGAAAAAACTGCCGGTTACCCCCAACACAGTATTTGCGATCGGTTCCTGTTCCAAAGCATTTACTTCCGCATTACTGGGCGTATTGAGAGAAGAAGGTAAACTGGACTTTGAAACGCCCGTACGCAATTACCTGCCGGAGCTCGTCTTCTACAATGACGATATGAATGCGCATATCACCCTGCGGGATATGATGAGCCATCGTACAGGATTGTCCCGCTATGACTACTCCTGGTATTTGTTTGGCGCACCTACAAGGGATTCTCTCTTATACCGCATTCGTTTTATGGAACCCAATGAGCCATTGCGTTACAAATGGCAGTATAACAACTTTATGTTCATGGCACAGGGATCTGTAGCAGAGAAGCTGACCGGTAAAAGCTGGGAAGAAAATATGAAGCTCCGCTTCTTTGACAGTCTGGGTATGACACATTCCTCCACTGCTATTGACGGTTTTAAAGTAGAAGATGCAGCGGTAGGATATGGTGTTACCAAAGACACTGCCATCACAAGAAAAGACTATAAAGATATTCAGATCATCGCTCCCGCAGGTAGTATCAACAGTAGTGTCAGCGATATGGCGCACTGGGTATCTGCCTGGATCAATGGAGGGAAATATAACGGTAAGCAGGTAATACCTGCCGCCTATGTTGGCGAGGCACAAAGCGCACAAATGGCAATGGGAGGCGGACGGCCAGGTAAAGACCAGCCGGAAGTACATGGCAGCGACTACGGTCTGGGATGGATGATCTCTTCTTACCGTGGACACTACCAGGTAGAGCATGGTGGGAATATTGACGGATTTACCGCCAGCACTTGTTTCTATCCTTCCGATAGTATCGGTATTATCGTATTGGCTAACCAGAATGGTTCTCCGGTGCCTATGCTGGTGAGGAACCTCTTTTCTGACAAA contains the following coding sequences:
- a CDS encoding ATP-binding protein, yielding MQLNVFSTDNHKSGFRLQYLEVLNWGTFDEHIHSIKPNGETSLLTGANGSGKTTFIDALLTLMVPEKRYRFYNQSSGSEKKGDRTEDSYVMGGYGMVNNEATGVAKTLYLRENKEEAYSILLANFANEAEQYVTLFQVRYFVNGDMRKIFGVAHRAMHIADDFSPFDMGGTWKRRIDQLYNKGGRRQVEWFDAASKYAQRMVEALGMQSIQAVQLFNQTVGIKVLGNLDDFIRTNMLEPRNMEEQFQELKKHLTTLLDAQRNIEKAEEQIRLLGPIKEHHENFSSYLTSIMQLKQELNTATIWNSFTRNQLLTQALIDRRHEVESLQKKIEETKVNMADLLEQERVTKNLMEQNKAGQRLQQLEKDIQDLEKRKAEAEDSLKEFASWCDTLHVKEEEVNDDATYQRILKEANRAALKLETEQRLNEEDEYSAKRVKERAESEKESLEKEIELLHQSRNNIPSHLVDLRKEICSSLRIDVSEILFAGELIQVKSEEIEWQPALEKLLHSFSLRLLVPEKHYKKVTSFVNNNNLRTRLIYYQIKESALTLYPEDDTVYHKLDFHPDHKLSPWVQQQIIQNFSYVCVNSERELQRNDMAITVEGLIKNRDRHEKDDRAHSNDASRYVMGWNNERKKDALISKRSKLNEAIISSNEILQTCKSRSARLQKQFYAAGRLKEHKGFDEINIGKLQKAIRKAQDQIGSLTDENQELDGLKQQLLDIERQKEDNQELQAMLIRNEALEQRNIEEMEEEQQAMQHLLQHVTEGDKDELLNFQQQNSHLLGNVTLENVAAIYKSLRENKEQDLRLAEDARHKEEVMLNRSINRLKNPQAEILQRFPDWISDVHALSDDAVHATEYIEWLDKLTNDNLPGYKKDFESYINVTITYKIGGLNEEMEKWERDISNTIQKLNDSLAGINFNRLPDTYIQLVKRPVASGSEAREFKSRLLDALPQSANWQQSTFEEKAQHFRERVQPLIAALDESEAYRARVLDARNWFEFWADERFRETNESKKIYRQMGQLSGGEKAQLTYTILCSAIAYQFGITREGKNARSLRFIAVDESFSNQDEEKATYLMELCKQLHLQLLVVTPSDKIQIVQNFIAHVHLVQRVNGRQSILYNMTVKELQHKMADSEVSV
- a CDS encoding iron-containing alcohol dehydrogenase, whose product is MLNFEFRNPTKILFGKGQIANLAKEIPAGAKLLMLYGGGSIKQNGIYDQVKSALQGFDVLEFGGIPANPEYEVLLNALKVIKDEKINFMLAVGGGSVIDGVKFLSSAALYEGDNPWDILSQRIVTKKGLPFGTVLTLPATASEMNSGAVISRHETQEKFSMGGPGLFPQFSVLDPQVVASVPKRQIANGITDAFTHVMEQYMTYPIGALLQDRIAESIMQTLVEVAPKVVKDPSDYEAAANFMWSCTMALNGLIQKGVPTDWAVHAMGHELTALFGIDHARTLAIIAPSHYRYNFNGKKEKLAQYAERVWNITSGTTDEKAEAGIKATEDFFHSLDINTRLSEYTGDFKGTAQTISQKFIERGWNGIGERKDLTPSDVEKIVEMSY
- a CDS encoding AraC family ligand binding domain-containing protein — protein: MIRAIKLYTGEDGHSHFTIGSVTHRDVKEADSIMFNETAPRSTYDWHPAPTTQYVITLSGTLLFETYHGEQFTLRPGDVLIAMDTHGTGHKWELIDDQPWRRVYVTFKEGADINFVPDAQ
- a CDS encoding carboxypeptidase-like regulatory domain-containing protein — encoded protein: MKKGITISIPTPCHESWQEMTPVEKGRFCSSCQKAVTDFTVMNDQQIIDFIKKHPGSHCGRFLPDQLNIPIQALSQTRRRFVPAAIFAGFTGLLALFSQQSKAADKDKHLTMQLPLTFTPDEYTKPVAADNDDSSYIIKGRTFIKDGSRKDTLMYATIRVKDTQIGALSDLHGLFRIQLPKTLFSGEVTLVIQAVGTETQQLIVQLDEKSLSKELVVVTQELATTGLMMIDKNGEPYHADKSLRARLRRLFSRR
- a CDS encoding carboxypeptidase-like regulatory domain-containing protein; amino-acid sequence: MRKTNPVTLSIPQACHESWQDMPPNEKGRFCQHCQKTVIDFTNMSDHEIARLVNRSKGQLCGRLHVSQLDREIYTTKKNTPWMKIAAMVSALTLTTPAVSAKAAAIATVQLNEKEDIIAKGDTTIVISGQVVDTTAARIPLPGVDIVLKGGKIRTITNETGAFMLHLPADIKKEDLLLVISFIGYQTQVLPISSAELQQNIVVTLVPEQFDGEGVVLGGVHSWRPSTVWQRFKYKIGSLFH
- a CDS encoding carboxypeptidase-like regulatory domain-containing protein; translation: MKHTAPFTLHIPKPCSENWNQMTPDEKGRFCQHCQEVVVDFSAMSDQEIAGYLSNTSGKTCGKFLPEQLNRGIGAPASNRKPVISIAAMLSALYLFLPEAKASLRPLTEQGTKPLADTSRKKEKPVQLISEINGTILDDENEVLPGATVIIKGTRTGTRTDADGHFHLRLPEPGATYLTLVITYVGFETKEVKVTRPHKNLRIRLDTRTMVLGEYAIVQEKSIWQHLADKVKMMLS
- a CDS encoding alpha/beta hydrolase, which translates into the protein MVRLVLIIIAFLVSLLSVFRAPTYHLWMLAIGVAEFAWVFITITFVLLVTGLYPGRFQLAGTLIGLTALLLYISPVIRAYFIARDLPAAMDKALDEHDEEGGRTTPFSFITMLTDYPQPKVAAKTYAYRTDNLASSFMDFYPAQQSGLRPCVIVVHGGSWSSGDSKQLPELNSYLAHAGYHVVSINYRLAPAFLCPAPVEDVYAAMDYLRAHASELQIDTDNFVLLGRSAGAQIALLAAYRQQVPGLKAVVDFYGPADMVWGYSLPANPLVMDSRKVLENYLGGTYGAVPGNYAASSPIEFADKHAVPTLIIHGARDPLVAYEHSTRLNKKLTDNGIKHFFLSLPWATHGFDYNLKGPGGQLSTYAIERFLHNVTQ
- a CDS encoding winged helix-turn-helix transcriptional regulator; its protein translation is MAERKTNSSNYQNQSYLENKCPLNELLFTMSRRWTTDVLFCIEEGNNRFSGIREELAYITDHILSDRLKTLEKTGLITRHQFPGMPPKVTYALTEHGVELCNLLSKLCDFSSLIYEEKEEKEEKAVTA
- a CDS encoding serine hydrolase, translated to MRKVSLYLCLLLIAVLRVSAQSNDKQLQRLAGVDKIVEKMLHDWHAAGVAVAVVEKDKVIYAKGFGYRDYEKKLPVTPNTVFAIGSCSKAFTSALLGVLREEGKLDFETPVRNYLPELVFYNDDMNAHITLRDMMSHRTGLSRYDYSWYLFGAPTRDSLLYRIRFMEPNEPLRYKWQYNNFMFMAQGSVAEKLTGKSWEENMKLRFFDSLGMTHSSTAIDGFKVEDAAVGYGVTKDTAITRKDYKDIQIIAPAGSINSSVSDMAHWVSAWINGGKYNGKQVIPAAYVGEAQSAQMAMGGGRPGKDQPEVHGSDYGLGWMISSYRGHYQVEHGGNIDGFTASTCFYPSDSIGIIVLANQNGSPVPMLVRNLFSDKLLGLKYYALSDSMVKKRAAQLATDKKGSDSKDTAKVKGAGVIRSLSDYTGMYVSKSFGSYEVVIQNDSLFALIPQEKNYLKHVAYDVFQTYQVDKYTGIDTTAPGSRIKFNADMNGDINETEIDLGVKDPVRFSRTPKMAPLTKAALEKYLGVYSFGGMEATVHIKGEDQLMMNVPGQMDFTLVPVDKNKFALKEVKGFTVEFSLNDKGEVVSLTSIQPNGRFKADKKK